A segment of the Alphaproteobacteria bacterium genome:
TGTCGAGGACGGTACCGTCATCCTCGTTGGTGCAACCACGGAAAATCCTTCCTTCGAGCTCAATGCGGCCCTGCTCTCGCGCTGCCAGGTCCTGGTCTTGCGCCGCCTCGACGACGCGACCCTCGAAATTTTACTCGCCCGTGCGGAAGCAGCCGAAGGGCGAAAACTTCCAATCGATACGGACGCACGCGCCGCCCTTCGCGCGATGGCTGACGGCGATGGACGCTTCGTCCTCAATCTGGCCGAGGAGCTTTTCGCCCTGAAGGCCGTCAAGCCGCTGGATACCCAGGCGCTCATGCAAGCCGTGCAGCGGCGGGCCCCGCTTTACGACAAATCTCAGGAAGGCCACTACAACCTCATCTCCGCCCTTCATAAAAGCCTCCGTGGCTCGGATGCGGACGCCGGGCTTTATTGGTTGGCGCGGATGCTCGCGGGCGGGGAAGATCCCCGGTACATCGCACGGCGCCTCACGCGTTTTGCCGTCGAGGATATTGGCCTCGCCGACCCAAACGCCCTGCCTCAGGCGCTCGCCGCCTGGGAAGCTTACGAACGACTCGGCTCACCCGAGGGTGAGCTTGCAATCGCACAACTGGTGATTTATCTCGCCACGTCGCCGAAATCGAATTCGGCTTATGCGGCGATGGGCTCCGCAATGCGCGCGGCCAAGGAGACGGGATCGCTCACGCCT
Coding sequences within it:
- a CDS encoding replication-associated recombination protein A, producing the protein MSLFEDQAPRPLADRLRPHRLSEVVGQDHLLGRDAPIGRMVAQHRLASMILWGPPGCGKTTIARLLADATSMHFEPLSAVFSGVADLRRIFDAARKRREMGEGTLLFVDEIHRFNRAQQDGFLPYVEDGTVILVGATTENPSFELNAALLSRCQVLVLRRLDDATLEILLARAEAAEGRKLPIDTDARAALRAMADGDGRFVLNLAEELFALKAVKPLDTQALMQAVQRRAPLYDKSQEGHYNLISALHKSLRGSDADAGLYWLARMLAGGEDPRYIARRLTRFAVEDIGLADPNALPQALAAWEAYERLGSPEGELAIAQLVIYLATSPKSNSAYAAMGSAMRAAKETGSLTPPMHILNAPTRLMKDLGYGKGYAYDHDEADAFSGQNYFPDGMARQIFYMPAERGFEREIKKRLEYWARLREKKQGGDS